In Octopus bimaculoides isolate UCB-OBI-ISO-001 chromosome 5, ASM119413v2, whole genome shotgun sequence, a genomic segment contains:
- the LOC128247924 gene encoding sodium-coupled monocarboxylate transporter 1-like, with protein sequence MEDNVKNYSFNTGKVSTFGVLDYVIFSFTLLVSVAIGIFYAIKDRHQTSTKAYLLAGGNMSVLPVALSLVASFMSAITLLGTPAEIYNFNTMFMDMTLAYIIAMFLAAYVYIPIFYRLHITSVYEVSPF encoded by the coding sequence ATGGAAGACAACGTCAAAAACTACAGTTTTAACACCGGCAAAGTTTCAACTTTTGGAGTACTTGACTATGTAatattctctttcactctgttGGTATCTGTAGCCATTGGGATATTTTATGCCATCAAAGACCGACATCAAACAAGTACGAAAGCGTATCTTCTTGCTGGGGGTAATATGTCTGTATTGCCGGTTGCTCTTTCGTTGGTGGCCAGTTTTATGTCAGCTATAACACTTCTAGGGACACCTGCCGAGATATATAACTTCAACACCATGTTCATGGACATGACTCTAGCTTATATCATCGCTATGTTCCTGGCTGCTTACgtctatatacctatattttaTCGGTTGCATATCACCAGCGTTTACGAAGTGAGtcctttttga